One Desulfobulbus propionicus DSM 2032 DNA segment encodes these proteins:
- a CDS encoding GNAT family N-acetyltransferase: protein MMDADNHSVSRNSLVIEPATVADCATILALQRLAFRTEAELYDDWALPPLVQTLEELQREFAASLVLKATLSGQLVGSVRARQEQEIWCIGRLIVHPEVRCQGIGSALMRAIEAQCTSAARFELFTGSRSTDNIRLYRQLGYQMRRRQQAGPKVELVFMDKTVGSQG from the coding sequence ATGATGGACGCGGACAATCACTCAGTCAGTCGCAATTCCCTGGTCATCGAACCGGCCACCGTGGCCGATTGCGCAACCATTCTTGCCCTGCAGCGGCTTGCCTTCCGGACCGAGGCCGAGCTGTATGACGACTGGGCCCTGCCGCCCCTGGTGCAGACCCTCGAGGAACTGCAACGGGAATTCGCCGCCAGCCTGGTGCTCAAGGCAACCCTAAGCGGCCAGCTGGTCGGCTCGGTGCGTGCCCGTCAGGAGCAGGAGATCTGGTGCATCGGCCGGTTGATCGTCCATCCCGAGGTCCGCTGTCAAGGGATCGGCTCTGCCCTGATGCGGGCCATCGAGGCCCAATGCACCTCCGCGGCCCGGTTCGAGCTGTTCACCGGCAGCCGCAGTACCGACAACATCCGGCTGTACCGCCAGCTCGGTTACCAGATGCGGCGACGGCAGCAGGCCGGGCCGAAGGTTGAGCTGGTGTTCATGGACAAAACGGTCGGCAGCCAGGGGTGA
- a CDS encoding heavy metal translocating P-type ATPase: MIGRFTKLGVYEELLQSRDFIKVGCGALLALAGFLLGRYVPEFHRQTLISQGLILASVAINGLPVIVGAVRGLLERRVNVDELLALAIIACLLNGELLTAAVVSTIMVLGALIEEATAESARRSIQALIQVAPKKALVLREGREQLVPIEAVCAGDLLLVKPGDQVPVDGQVIEGSSAIDESAVTGEPLPREKGVGDTVFAGTLNHNGVLRIRADKVGADTTLGRVIQLVAEAETHKPQTVAFIDRFARFFTPLILGCALLAWIVTGEFGRAVAVLIVGCPCALILAVPTATVAAIGRAARAGILVKGGQHIENVALADTILFDKTGTLTEGNPRVDAIIPAEGIDRDELLHQAASVECNASHPLARAVMQAALYAQITIDAARDLFTEIGLGVRGRVDGRLVEVGSVSLYGGLAAVPAALQPQLSAIQQRGATPLLVYRDQQPLGMLSVSDRVRGGAGRTVAALKQVGLREIGILSGDHQHSVDLVGQEVGVTRRWSGLKPDDKLAIIRDMQQHNARVIFVGDGINDAPALAIANTGIAMGARGTEVALETADIALMGDDIGKLPLLIALGRRMLLIIKLNLAFGLVFNLVAVLAGAFGLLTPIMGAVVHNVGSVLVVLSSASIGFFREER, translated from the coding sequence ATGATAGGTCGTTTCACCAAACTGGGCGTCTACGAGGAACTGCTGCAGAGCAGAGATTTCATCAAGGTGGGCTGCGGTGCGCTGCTGGCCTTGGCCGGGTTTCTCCTTGGCCGTTATGTGCCTGAATTTCACCGGCAAACCTTGATCAGTCAGGGGTTGATCCTTGCCTCGGTGGCCATCAACGGCCTGCCGGTGATCGTCGGCGCGGTTCGGGGGTTGTTGGAACGGCGGGTCAATGTCGACGAGCTACTGGCCCTGGCCATCATCGCCTGCCTGCTCAACGGCGAGCTGCTCACCGCTGCCGTGGTCAGCACCATCATGGTACTGGGTGCCCTGATCGAGGAAGCCACCGCCGAATCGGCGCGTCGCTCGATTCAGGCCCTGATCCAGGTGGCGCCGAAAAAGGCCCTGGTGCTCAGGGAGGGGCGGGAACAGCTGGTCCCGATCGAGGCGGTCTGCGCGGGCGATCTCCTCCTGGTCAAACCCGGCGACCAGGTGCCGGTGGATGGCCAGGTGATCGAGGGCAGCTCGGCCATCGACGAATCGGCCGTCACCGGTGAACCCTTGCCCCGGGAGAAAGGGGTGGGCGATACGGTCTTTGCTGGCACCCTCAACCACAACGGCGTGCTCCGGATCCGGGCGGACAAGGTCGGCGCCGATACCACCCTGGGCCGGGTGATCCAGCTGGTTGCCGAGGCCGAAACCCACAAGCCGCAGACCGTCGCCTTCATCGACCGCTTTGCCCGTTTCTTCACGCCGCTGATCCTGGGCTGTGCCCTGTTGGCCTGGATCGTCACCGGTGAGTTCGGCCGGGCGGTGGCGGTACTAATCGTCGGTTGCCCCTGCGCCCTGATCCTGGCCGTGCCCACGGCCACGGTGGCGGCCATCGGGCGGGCGGCCCGCGCCGGCATCCTGGTCAAAGGCGGCCAGCACATCGAAAACGTGGCCCTAGCCGACACCATCCTCTTTGACAAGACCGGCACCCTCACCGAAGGCAATCCACGGGTCGACGCGATCATCCCGGCCGAGGGCATTGACCGCGACGAACTGCTCCACCAAGCGGCCAGCGTCGAGTGCAACGCCTCCCACCCCCTGGCCCGGGCCGTGATGCAGGCGGCCCTTTATGCCCAAATCACCATCGACGCGGCCCGCGATCTGTTCACCGAGATCGGCCTCGGCGTGCGCGGCCGGGTCGATGGCCGTCTGGTCGAGGTCGGCAGCGTCTCTCTCTACGGCGGGCTGGCCGCCGTGCCTGCGGCTCTGCAGCCGCAGCTGAGCGCCATCCAACAGCGCGGCGCCACGCCACTGCTGGTCTACCGTGACCAACAGCCGCTGGGCATGCTCAGCGTCTCCGACCGGGTACGCGGCGGGGCCGGCCGGACCGTGGCCGCGCTCAAGCAGGTGGGGTTGCGGGAAATCGGTATCCTTTCCGGCGATCATCAGCACTCGGTGGATCTGGTCGGCCAGGAGGTGGGCGTTACCCGCCGCTGGTCCGGCCTGAAACCCGACGACAAGCTGGCCATTATCCGTGACATGCAACAGCACAACGCCCGGGTGATCTTTGTTGGCGACGGCATCAACGACGCCCCGGCCCTGGCCATCGCCAACACCGGCATCGCCATGGGCGCCAGGGGCACCGAAGTGGCCCTGGAGACCGCCGATATTGCCCTCATGGGCGACGACATCGGCAAGCTGCCCTTGCTCATCGCCCTGGGACGGCGAATGCTGCTGATCATCAAGCTCAACCTCGCCTTTGGCCTGGTGTTCAATCTCGTTGCCGTGCTGGCTGGGGCCTTTGGCTTGCTCACTCCGATCATGGGCGCGGTGGTCCACAACGTCGGCTCGGTGCTGGTGGTGCTCTCGTCGGCGAGTATCGGCTTTTTTCGGGAGGAGCGATGA
- a CDS encoding metal-sensitive transcriptional regulator: MSLCGTDQDKERIVKRLRRIEGQVRGLAAMVEQDRDCIEVLRQINSVTGALRGVWTQVIGDHLRGCIAKSIADHDEKLIDELMDHLGKIR, from the coding sequence ATGAGTCTGTGCGGAACGGATCAGGACAAGGAGCGGATCGTCAAGCGGTTGCGGCGGATCGAAGGGCAGGTGCGCGGCCTGGCCGCCATGGTGGAGCAGGATCGGGACTGCATCGAGGTGCTGCGCCAGATCAATTCGGTGACCGGTGCCCTGCGCGGGGTCTGGACCCAGGTAATCGGCGACCACCTGCGCGGCTGCATCGCCAAATCGATCGCTGATCACGATGAAAAGCTGATCGACGAGTTGATGGACCACTTGGGCAAGATCCGCTGA
- a CDS encoding restriction endonuclease subunit S, whose amino-acid sequence MSTQDNFSALLEVLGFTKHKSVYIKSIGQSNINATVMKNIKEPVPSLVEQKQFVAKVEALEKQIAEAQVIIDAATVRKEAVMKKYL is encoded by the coding sequence ATGAGCACCCAAGACAATTTTTCCGCCCTGCTTGAAGTGCTGGGCTTTACCAAACATAAATCCGTCTACATCAAATCCATCGGCCAATCCAATATCAACGCCACCGTGATGAAAAACATCAAGGAACCGGTTCCGTCCCTGGTCGAGCAAAAGCAATTCGTCGCCAAGGTCGAAGCCTTGGAAAAACAAATTGCCGAGGCCCAGGTCATCATCGATGCCGCAACCGTCCGCAAAGAGGCGGTGATGAAAAAGTACCTATGA
- a CDS encoding class I SAM-dependent methyltransferase, with the protein MTSEKRDFDKEAALWDEKPQRVKLATEVAEAMVQRVALTPTMEALDFGCGTGLLTLQLQPLVRSITGVDSSAGMLAVLEDKINRLQLANVRTLLCDLDQGERLTGRYDLVVSSMTLHHIREVDTLLRQWHDVLAPGGTLAVADLDSEGGRFHGDDNTGVFHFGFDRAALSLSAAQTGFNELSVETATEIIKPDASGRPSRFTVFLLTARKG; encoded by the coding sequence ATGACAAGTGAGAAGCGCGATTTTGACAAGGAAGCAGCCCTGTGGGATGAAAAGCCGCAGCGGGTCAAGCTGGCCACAGAGGTGGCCGAAGCCATGGTCCAGCGGGTGGCCCTCACCCCGACCATGGAGGCGCTCGATTTCGGTTGCGGCACTGGCCTGCTTACGCTGCAGCTGCAGCCGCTGGTTCGCTCCATCACCGGCGTCGACAGCTCGGCGGGCATGCTGGCCGTGCTGGAGGATAAAATCAACCGTCTCCAGCTCGCCAATGTCCGCACCCTGCTGTGCGATCTCGACCAGGGCGAACGCCTGACCGGCAGGTATGACCTGGTGGTCAGCAGCATGACGCTGCATCACATCCGGGAGGTCGATACCTTGTTGCGCCAGTGGCATGACGTCCTTGCTCCCGGCGGCACCCTGGCCGTGGCCGATCTCGACAGCGAGGGCGGCCGCTTCCATGGCGACGACAACACCGGCGTCTTCCATTTCGGCTTTGATCGTGCCGCGCTGAGCCTCTCCGCTGCCCAGACCGGCTTTAATGAGCTCAGCGTCGAAACCGCCACGGAAATCATCAAACCCGATGCCTCCGGGCGACCCTCCCGCTTCACCGTCTTTCTCCTCACCGCCAGGAAAGGGTAG
- a CDS encoding DUF2878 domain-containing protein translates to MSGQAWTKLINFALFQGGWMVCVLGAAAGFPWPATLAGSALVLAHLALVRQPGREALLLGASGLLGLLVDSLHIGTGVLFFPIGSLHPAVPPPWILVLWLQFAMTLHYALAWLAGRYLLAAVLGGVSGALAYGAGVRLGAAAFGPDMLRCLVQIGVSWCVVMVVLLWIAARTGDDDGHRTYRLFTEEQGAPNGR, encoded by the coding sequence GTGAGCGGCCAGGCCTGGACCAAGCTGATCAACTTCGCTCTGTTCCAGGGCGGCTGGATGGTGTGCGTCCTGGGTGCCGCCGCCGGCTTTCCCTGGCCAGCCACCCTGGCCGGAAGTGCCTTGGTGCTGGCGCATCTGGCCCTGGTTCGGCAACCCGGCCGCGAAGCGCTGCTGCTGGGTGCAAGCGGGCTGCTCGGCCTGCTGGTTGATAGCCTTCATATCGGCACCGGCGTGCTGTTCTTTCCCATCGGCAGCCTGCATCCGGCCGTGCCGCCGCCCTGGATCCTGGTGCTGTGGCTGCAGTTCGCCATGACGCTGCACTATGCGCTGGCCTGGCTTGCCGGACGGTATCTGCTGGCTGCCGTGCTTGGTGGTGTATCCGGAGCCTTGGCCTACGGGGCTGGGGTACGATTGGGTGCGGCTGCGTTCGGCCCGGACATGCTCCGTTGTCTGGTGCAGATTGGCGTGAGCTGGTGCGTGGTCATGGTGGTGCTGTTGTGGATTGCCGCCCGGACCGGGGACGACGATGGCCACCGGACCTATCGGTTGTTCACAGAAGAACAAGGTGCTCCGAACGGTCGGTGA
- a CDS encoding DUF1365 family protein, producing MNSTLYTGQLRHARTHAVEHSFAYLLHLYALDLDELDRLEQQSSWFGHNRPRPLALFDRDYLYPGESPLVDKVRRALRDNGMDQIPGRIVLVTALRQFLYVFNPVNFFYCYDATNRLFAVLAQVNNTFGETHLYLLTPEEDGQSFQADKAFHVSPFFPRRGRYQFRLSEPGDSLSLEISYFLDDQLALRASFTGTASPLTSQIMARTVLLHPLRAGMTFPRILWQAARLYLQKRLPVFAKPDPCSPLTIRPVPPSLLERLGKRVMTRFFAQLDHGQMTLTTPDGQQHVFGTLEGTPQVAMTVHRHRFFQRAMLAADIGFGESYVEGDWDSPDLAALLTLLCLREEAVNDRRLWPALAGRAVNFLLHLRRDNTPAGSRRNISAHYDLGNELYALFLDPTMCYSSGLFVDEHDSLEQAQHHKIRRVLELAGIGPDDRVLEIGCGWGGFALEAVRATGCHLLAITVSREQYDWVSRRVREEGLDDRIEVQLTDYRHVQGQFSAIVSIEMIEAVGHRHLPRYFAELDRLLLPGGRVVLQAITMPDQKYRSYRLGSDWIRKHIFPGGHLPSLGALVEAMARTTRFNITSLEDIGLHYVRTLELWREALRAQRQRVLDLGFDERFLRQWEYYFSYCEAGFRTRLVRNYHLVLSRMGEAAPEPGSR from the coding sequence GTGAACTCCACACTCTATACCGGGCAACTGCGCCACGCCCGCACCCATGCGGTCGAACACAGTTTTGCCTATCTCCTCCATCTGTACGCCCTGGATCTGGACGAGCTCGACCGGTTGGAGCAGCAGTCCAGCTGGTTTGGTCATAACCGACCGCGGCCGTTGGCCCTCTTTGATCGCGACTACCTGTATCCGGGTGAGTCGCCCCTGGTCGACAAGGTGCGGCGGGCCCTGCGCGACAACGGCATGGACCAGATCCCCGGCCGCATCGTCCTGGTCACCGCGCTGCGCCAGTTTCTGTACGTGTTCAACCCGGTCAACTTCTTCTACTGTTACGATGCGACCAACAGGCTCTTTGCCGTGCTCGCCCAGGTCAACAACACCTTTGGCGAAACCCATCTCTACCTGCTCACACCCGAGGAGGACGGTCAATCCTTTCAGGCCGACAAGGCCTTTCACGTCTCTCCGTTTTTCCCGCGCCGGGGACGCTACCAGTTCCGCCTCTCCGAACCGGGGGACAGCCTGTCGCTTGAGATCAGCTATTTTCTTGACGACCAGTTGGCCCTGCGGGCCTCGTTCACCGGAACCGCCAGCCCCCTGACGTCCCAGATCATGGCCCGCACCGTGCTGCTCCATCCGCTGCGGGCAGGCATGACCTTTCCCCGCATTCTCTGGCAGGCAGCCCGCCTGTATCTGCAGAAGCGATTGCCGGTCTTTGCCAAACCCGATCCCTGCTCGCCCTTGACCATTCGCCCCGTGCCGCCCTCGCTGCTGGAACGGCTAGGGAAACGGGTGATGACCCGTTTTTTTGCCCAGCTCGATCACGGCCAGATGACCCTGACCACCCCGGACGGTCAGCAGCATGTCTTTGGCACCTTGGAGGGCACGCCGCAGGTGGCGATGACCGTCCATCGCCACCGCTTTTTTCAGCGGGCCATGCTCGCCGCGGACATCGGCTTTGGTGAATCCTATGTGGAGGGTGACTGGGACAGTCCGGATCTGGCGGCCCTGCTGACTCTGCTCTGCCTGCGGGAAGAGGCGGTCAATGACCGGCGCTTGTGGCCGGCCCTGGCCGGACGGGCGGTGAATTTCCTTCTTCATCTCCGGCGGGACAACACCCCGGCCGGCAGCCGGCGCAACATCAGTGCCCATTATGACCTTGGCAACGAACTCTACGCCCTGTTCCTCGATCCGACCATGTGTTATTCCAGCGGTCTGTTTGTGGACGAACACGACAGCCTGGAACAGGCGCAGCACCACAAGATCCGCCGGGTGCTGGAACTGGCCGGGATCGGCCCGGACGATCGGGTGTTGGAAATCGGCTGCGGCTGGGGCGGTTTTGCCCTGGAGGCGGTACGCGCCACCGGCTGCCATCTGCTGGCCATCACCGTCTCCCGTGAACAGTACGACTGGGTCAGCCGGCGGGTGCGTGAAGAGGGCCTGGACGACCGGATCGAGGTGCAGCTGACCGATTATCGCCATGTGCAGGGACAGTTCAGCGCCATTGTCTCCATCGAGATGATCGAGGCCGTGGGCCACCGGCATCTGCCCCGCTATTTCGCTGAACTCGATCGTCTGCTTCTGCCCGGCGGACGGGTTGTGCTGCAGGCGATCACCATGCCCGACCAGAAATACCGTTCCTACCGCCTGGGTTCGGACTGGATCCGCAAGCACATCTTTCCCGGCGGCCATCTGCCCTCGTTGGGTGCCCTGGTCGAGGCCATGGCCCGCACCACCCGGTTCAACATCACCAGCCTGGAGGATATCGGCCTCCACTATGTCCGCACCCTGGAACTGTGGCGGGAGGCCCTGCGTGCCCAGCGGCAGCGGGTGTTGGATCTTGGCTTTGACGAACGGTTCCTGCGCCAATGGGAGTACTATTTCAGCTACTGCGAGGCGGGTTTCCGCACCCGGTTGGTGCGCAACTATCATCTGGTGCTCTCCCGCATGGGCGAGGCAGCGCCGGAGCCGGGCAGCAGGTGA
- a CDS encoding DUF1295 domain-containing protein: protein MDGPFLTATLLVLGGMCCMYGVGLLVKDNSLIDIAYGPAFILAGWGAWLTVVPPPLHFRPLLLLVLLTLWGLRLGLHIALRHRGRGEDFRYRSFREQWGRTLIWRSFLQIYLLQGMVVVVIATPVLLTISNPGTAFAWTDGLGLALFAIGFGFEAVGDWQLTRFKADPANRGRIIQHGLWRYTRHPNYFGEAVLWWGIFLIGLGAPAGWYGLISPLTICFLLLKVSGIPMLEAKYSGNPEFAAYKARTNAFFPWLPRPEHPNKPTNHTYGGLMEHGSAVKGQQIAVIGAGVAGIVAAHRLQKNYRVTLFEQAERLGGHTHTVVIADGPDAGTPVDTGFIVFNEATYPMFIAFLDELGVASRETEMSFGLYCRQTDLIYAGNTFNGLFAQRANLLRPQFYRFLLEIGRFCRQASADLTDENDLGTLEDYVRRHRFMPFMVDNYLKPMAAAIWSTPAGQVTAFPARPFLRFFSNHGLLSLHNRPRWRTVCGGSHRYVKAFADRFTGTIRLNSAIERIRRTEEGVLLEFADQHQERFDRVVIATHADQALRLLADPTAEEARLLGAWQYEANTTVLHTDLSVLPPLSRAWACWNFRREAGPEQGVYVTYSMNILQGLTTRNHYLVTLNRPEGYDPRQVVATMVYHHPTYTTGSMATQPGLPSLNGVRQTWFCGSYFGWGFHEDAVRSSHQAVAHLEATR from the coding sequence ATGGACGGACCGTTTTTGACGGCAACCCTGCTGGTGCTGGGCGGCATGTGCTGCATGTATGGGGTGGGTTTGTTGGTCAAGGATAACAGCCTGATCGATATTGCCTACGGCCCGGCCTTTATTCTGGCCGGCTGGGGAGCCTGGCTGACAGTCGTTCCCCCGCCGCTCCATTTCCGGCCGCTGCTGCTGTTGGTCCTGCTTACCCTGTGGGGACTGCGTCTGGGCCTGCATATCGCCCTGCGCCACCGGGGGCGGGGCGAGGATTTTCGCTACCGCTCCTTTCGCGAACAGTGGGGCCGCACTCTGATCTGGCGCAGCTTTCTGCAGATCTACCTACTTCAGGGCATGGTGGTGGTGGTGATTGCCACGCCGGTGCTGCTGACGATCAGCAATCCGGGCACAGCGTTTGCCTGGACCGACGGACTGGGGCTTGCGCTGTTCGCGATCGGGTTTGGGTTCGAGGCGGTTGGCGACTGGCAGCTGACCCGGTTCAAGGCCGATCCCGCCAACCGGGGCCGGATCATCCAGCACGGGTTGTGGCGCTACACCCGCCATCCCAACTATTTCGGTGAGGCCGTGCTCTGGTGGGGGATCTTTCTCATCGGCCTGGGCGCACCGGCCGGCTGGTACGGCCTGATCAGCCCGCTGACCATCTGCTTTCTCCTGCTCAAGGTTTCCGGTATTCCCATGCTGGAGGCCAAATACAGCGGCAACCCCGAGTTTGCGGCCTACAAGGCCAGGACCAACGCCTTTTTCCCCTGGTTGCCACGGCCGGAACATCCCAACAAACCCACCAACCACACCTATGGAGGACTAATGGAGCACGGCAGCGCGGTGAAGGGACAGCAGATAGCGGTGATCGGCGCCGGAGTGGCGGGCATTGTCGCCGCCCATCGGCTGCAGAAGAACTATCGGGTCACCCTGTTTGAACAGGCCGAACGCTTGGGCGGTCATACCCACACGGTGGTCATCGCCGACGGTCCGGACGCCGGCACCCCGGTGGACACCGGTTTCATCGTCTTCAATGAGGCCACCTATCCCATGTTCATCGCCTTCCTCGACGAACTAGGGGTGGCCTCCCGCGAAACCGAGATGTCTTTTGGGCTGTATTGCCGCCAGACCGATCTCATCTACGCCGGCAATACCTTCAACGGCCTCTTTGCCCAGCGCGCCAATCTGCTGCGGCCGCAATTCTACCGCTTTCTGCTCGAAATCGGACGATTCTGCCGCCAGGCCAGCGCCGACCTGACCGATGAGAACGACCTCGGCACCCTGGAGGACTATGTCCGCCGCCACCGCTTCATGCCTTTCATGGTGGACAACTACCTCAAGCCCATGGCAGCGGCCATCTGGTCGACACCCGCCGGTCAGGTCACGGCCTTCCCGGCCCGGCCGTTTCTGCGTTTCTTCAGCAATCACGGTCTGCTCTCCCTCCACAACCGGCCGCGCTGGCGCACCGTCTGCGGGGGCAGCCACAGGTATGTCAAGGCCTTTGCCGACCGGTTCACCGGCACCATCCGCCTCAACAGCGCCATCGAGCGGATCCGCCGCACCGAGGAGGGCGTGCTTCTGGAGTTCGCCGATCAGCATCAGGAACGGTTTGACCGGGTGGTGATCGCCACCCACGCCGACCAGGCCCTGCGGTTGCTGGCCGATCCAACCGCGGAGGAGGCCCGCCTGCTCGGAGCCTGGCAGTACGAGGCCAACACCACGGTGCTCCACACCGACCTGTCCGTGCTGCCGCCGCTGTCCCGCGCCTGGGCCTGCTGGAATTTCCGGCGGGAGGCCGGTCCGGAACAGGGCGTCTACGTGACCTATTCGATGAACATCCTCCAGGGGCTCACCACCCGCAACCACTACCTGGTCACCCTCAACCGGCCAGAGGGCTACGACCCGCGTCAGGTGGTAGCCACCATGGTCTACCATCATCCCACCTACACCACCGGTTCCATGGCCACCCAGCCAGGCCTGCCGTCGCTCAACGGCGTGCGCCAGACCTGGTTTTGCGGCAGCTACTTTGGCTGGGGGTTCCATGAGGACGCGGTCCGCTCCAGTCATCAGGCGGTGGCCCACCTGGAGGCAACACGGTGA
- a CDS encoding DUF2177 family protein — protein MNGSLWLKLYLLTVPVFFAIDMLWLGVVARNFYKQQLHALLSPQVNWPAALLFYGFYIAGILFFAVRPALEAHSLAKACLLGALFGFFTYGTYDLTNLATLRDWPLLVTVVDMAWGTILCTLVSGAAYLIGLRLAT, from the coding sequence ATGAACGGCTCACTGTGGTTGAAGCTGTACCTGTTGACCGTCCCCGTGTTCTTTGCCATCGACATGCTCTGGCTCGGCGTGGTGGCAAGAAATTTCTACAAACAGCAGCTCCATGCGCTGCTCAGCCCGCAGGTCAACTGGCCGGCCGCCTTGCTCTTTTACGGCTTTTACATCGCCGGTATCCTCTTTTTTGCGGTTCGTCCCGCACTTGAAGCCCATTCCCTGGCCAAGGCCTGCCTACTGGGCGCGCTCTTTGGTTTTTTTACCTACGGCACCTACGATCTGACCAACCTGGCCACTCTGCGCGACTGGCCGCTGCTGGTCACCGTGGTCGACATGGCCTGGGGCACGATCCTCTGCACCCTGGTCAGCGGCGCGGCCTACCTGATCGGCCTGCGGCTGGCGACATAG
- a CDS encoding pyridoxamine 5'-phosphate oxidase family protein, with protein sequence MDIDPVPINSQLITLFGQQRLAVVATDSGSGPYTSLVAFAVTPDLGRLIFLTSRATQKFRNIESRPQVALLIDNRSNQPVDLARGVAVTALGTAAEAQGAAREELLQLLRKRHPELGGFADEPSTAVIAITVSRYIVVSHFQEVRVLGMDGGPTNFQEKSLR encoded by the coding sequence ATGGATATTGATCCAGTCCCCATCAACAGCCAGCTGATCACCCTGTTTGGCCAGCAGCGGCTGGCGGTCGTCGCCACCGACAGCGGCTCCGGCCCCTATACCAGCCTGGTCGCCTTTGCCGTCACTCCCGATCTCGGCCGCCTGATTTTCCTGACCAGCCGCGCCACCCAGAAGTTCCGCAACATCGAGTCGCGCCCGCAGGTCGCGCTGCTCATCGACAATCGGAGCAATCAGCCAGTCGATCTTGCCCGGGGTGTGGCCGTGACCGCGCTCGGTACCGCCGCCGAAGCGCAGGGGGCTGCCAGGGAGGAGTTGTTGCAGCTCTTGCGCAAGCGGCACCCGGAGTTGGGTGGTTTTGCCGATGAGCCGAGCACCGCCGTGATTGCAATCACCGTCAGCCGCTATATCGTGGTCAGCCACTTTCAGGAGGTGCGGGTGCTGGGCATGGACGGCGGCCCAACAAACTTTCAAGAAAAATCCTTGCGGTAG
- a CDS encoding ferredoxin-thioredoxin reductase catalytic domain-containing protein, which translates to MTAKTVKLYGLSTCAYCQAIKKMLDDLGVAHDYVEADLLADAEREALVAELQAINPQCSFPTTVVGEQVIVGFQVQEIKEAIGIRTEVDELYDRLKTTQEAKGYWFNNDRERTFDLLRGLLINRDRYGYMSCPCRLATGKREQDADIICPCVYRQPDVAEFGACYCQLYVSEAWNRGAIPRLPVPERRPMRRG; encoded by the coding sequence ATGACAGCGAAAACCGTCAAACTTTACGGATTGTCAACCTGTGCCTACTGTCAGGCCATCAAGAAGATGCTGGACGATCTTGGCGTGGCCCATGACTACGTCGAGGCCGACCTGCTGGCGGATGCGGAGCGCGAGGCCCTGGTGGCCGAGTTGCAGGCGATCAATCCCCAATGTTCGTTTCCCACCACCGTGGTTGGCGAGCAGGTGATTGTCGGCTTCCAGGTGCAGGAGATCAAGGAGGCCATCGGCATCCGCACCGAGGTCGATGAGCTCTATGACCGCCTGAAAACAACACAGGAGGCAAAGGGGTATTGGTTCAACAACGACCGGGAACGCACCTTTGATCTGCTGCGCGGCCTGCTGATCAATCGTGACCGCTACGGCTACATGTCCTGCCCTTGCCGGCTGGCCACGGGAAAGCGCGAGCAGGATGCGGATATCATCTGTCCCTGTGTCTACCGGCAACCCGATGTTGCCGAGTTCGGCGCCTGTTACTGCCAGCTGTATGTATCCGAGGCCTGGAATCGAGGCGCCATCCCCCGCCTGCCGGTGCCGGAGCGCAGGCCGATGCGCCGGGGATAA
- a CDS encoding cyclase family protein codes for MKHWIGLSLPISEQMMVYKNAPDKRPSIETTRDFSRHGMHESTLHLPLHTGTHVDYPLHAIAGGKCSSDYRRFPDEFTALVVDLCPQPPAAITLAEVHDLPLEGIEAVFFRTLEQPLAAFDPLFPAVNAEAAAWLASRPLRFVGIDQPGIERAQPGHPTHIHLLEQDILIIEGLDLSRLAGGRYRCRAFTLGIERVEAEPVLVYAREQ; via the coding sequence ATGAAGCACTGGATTGGCCTGTCGCTGCCGATCAGCGAACAGATGATGGTCTACAAGAATGCGCCCGACAAGCGGCCGAGCATCGAGACCACCCGTGATTTCAGCCGCCACGGCATGCACGAATCCACCCTGCACCTGCCCCTGCACACCGGCACCCATGTCGACTATCCGCTCCACGCCATTGCCGGCGGCAAGTGTTCCAGCGATTATCGGCGCTTTCCGGACGAATTCACGGCCCTGGTGGTCGACCTGTGCCCGCAGCCGCCTGCGGCAATCACTCTGGCCGAGGTGCATGATCTGCCCCTCGAGGGGATCGAGGCCGTGTTTTTCCGTACCCTGGAACAGCCGCTGGCCGCGTTCGATCCCCTGTTTCCGGCGGTGAACGCCGAGGCGGCCGCTTGGTTGGCCAGTCGCCCGCTGCGGTTTGTCGGCATTGATCAGCCGGGCATCGAACGGGCGCAACCCGGACATCCGACCCATATCCACTTGCTGGAACAGGATATTCTGATCATCGAGGGGCTCGATCTCTCCCGGCTCGCCGGCGGGCGCTACCGATGCAGGGCCTTTACCCTGGGGATCGAGCGGGTGGAGGCGGAACCGGTACTGGTCTACGCCCGTGAACAGTAG